The following are encoded together in the Salvia hispanica cultivar TCC Black 2014 chromosome 6, UniMelb_Shisp_WGS_1.0, whole genome shotgun sequence genome:
- the LOC125196962 gene encoding subtilisin-like protease SBT5.3: MAINRALYLLSLALITLLLRPTLATKKSYVVYLGAHSHGIGLQSHDYDAVTESHYQFLGSFLGSSDKAKDAIFYSYTKHINGFAAILEDEEASRISKHPNVVSVFLNQGKKLHTTRSWDFLGLESNGEIRAGSLWEKARFGEDTIIANLDTGVWPSSKSFSDEELGPVPSKWRGICQNDLDASFLCNRKLIGARYFSKGYSAVAGPLNSTFASPRDTEGHGSHTLSTAGGNFVSGASVFGYGNGTAKGGSPRARVAAYKVCWPPVGGNECFDADILAAFDTAIYDGVDVLSVSLGGDPVPFYNDSVAIGSFHAAKHGIAVVCSAGNSGPDPGTVANLAPWQITVGASTIDRQFSSFVSLGNGLRFKGESLSATSLPQHKAYPVISAVSAKLANATADEALLCKPGTLDPRKAKGKIVVCLRGDNARVDKGEQAALAGAVGMVLANNEASGNEILADPHVLPASHIIYSDGVTLFSYINSTRSPVAYISKPTTQLGAKPAPFMAAFSSKGPNTITPEILKPDITAPGVSIIAAYTGAQGPTNQGFDTRRVLFNSVSGTSMSCPHVSGVVGLLKTLHPKWSPAAIRSAITTTARTRDNELKPVTNASHVKATPFSYGGGHVQPNRAMDPGLVYDLSVNDYLDFLCAIGFNQTQMKLFSEEAYACTRAVRLIDFNYPSITVPYLNGSVTVARRVKNVGSPGTYRARVRSPRGVSVRVEPETLVFGGEGEEKAFRVTLSAKKYGGVKDYVFGQLIWSDGRHYVRSPIVVKQI, encoded by the exons ATGGCAATTAATAGAGCTCTTTATCTCCTCTCACTTGCTCTAATAACACTATTGCTTAGACCCACACTTGCCACCAAAAAG TCCTACGTTGTGTATTTGGGAGCTCATTCACATGGAATAGGACTCCAATCTCATGATTATGATGCTGTCACAGAGTCCCATTATCAGTTTCTTGGATCATTCCTTGGCAG CTCTGATAAGGCCAAAGATGCAATTTTCTACTCGTACACTAAACACATCAATGGGTTTGCTGCAATCCTTGAAGACGAAGAAGCTTCTAGAATATCTA AGCATCCAAATGTTGTATCAGTGTTTCTGAATCAGGGGAAGAAGCTTCACACAACAAGGTCATGGGATTTTCTTGGGCTCGAAAGCAATGGCGAAATCCGAGCCGGCTCTCTGTGGGAGAAGGCTAGATTTGGGGAAGATACCATTATTGCCAATCTTGACACTG GTGTGTGGCCATCTTCAAAAAGCTTTAGTGATGAAGAATTGGGACCAGTTCCTTCAAAGTGGAGGGGAATTTGCCAAAATGATTTGGATGCCAGCTTTCTTTGCAACAG GAAGCTGATTGGTGCAAGGTACTTCAGCAAGGGGTATAGTGCCGTGGCCGGCCCACTGAATTCCACGTTCGCGAGCCCGAGGGACACGGAGGGGCACGGGTCCCACACGCTGTCGACGGCCGGTGGGAATTTTGTGAGCGGGGCGAGTGTTTTCGGGTATGGGAACGGGACTGCCAAGGGCGGGTCGCCAAGGGCTCGGGTGGCTGCTTACAAAGTGTGCTGGCCGCCTGTGGGCGGGAACGAGTGCTTCGATGCGGACATCCTGGCTGCTTTCGACACGGCCATATATGACGGGGTTGATGTTCTGTCTGTGTCTCTCGGAGGAGATCCTGTCCCGTTCTACAACGACAGCGTTGCTATAGGCTCGTTCCACGCAGCGAAGCATGGCATTGCGGTGGTGTGCTCGGCTGGGAACTCGGGGCCGGACCCTGGCACGGTTGCGAACCTTGCACCTTGGCAGATCACGGTTGGGGCGAGCACCATCGACCGCCAGTTCTCTAGCTTCGTCTCGCTAGGGAATGGATTGCGCTTCAAG GGAGAGAGCCTTTCAGCGACGTCGTTGCCTCAGCACAAGGCGTATCCCGTCATCTCAGCTGTGTCGGCCAAACTTGCCAACGCGACAGCTGATGAGGC GTTGCTTTGCAAACCGGGAACTCTGGATCCGCGGAAGGCGAAGGGGAAGATCGTGGTGTGTCTGCGGGGGGACAACGCGAGAGTCGACAAAGGCGAGCAGGCCGCCTTGGCCGGAGCAGTGGGGATGGTGCTGGCAAACAATGAGGCTTCTGGTAATGAAATCCTTGCTGATCCTCATGTTCTGCCTGCTTCACACATCATTTACTCTGATGGAGTCACTCTATTCTCCTACATCAATTCAACAAG GTCGCCCGTGGCGTACATTAGCAagccaacgactcagctaggCGCGAAGCCTGCGCCTTTCATGGCGGCCTTCTCGTCTAAAGGGCCTAACACCATCACACCTGAAATCCTAAAG CCGGATATCACTGCTCCGGGAGTGAGCATCATAGCCGCCTACACGGGGGCGCAGGGGCCAACCAATCAAGGCTTTGACACGCGGCGCGTCCTCTTCAACTCGGTGTCGGGGACCTCAATGTCGTGCCCCCATGTCTCCGGAGTAGTCGGCCTCTTGAAGACCCTCCACCCTAAATGGAGCCCCGCAGCCATCCGGTCCGCCATCACAACAACAG CGAGGACGCGCGACAACGAGTTGAAGCCCGTGACAAACGCGTCCCACGTCAAGGCCACGCCATTCAGCTACGGAGGAGGACACGTGCAGCCCAACCGCGCCATGGACCCCGGCCTAGTCTACGATCTATCCGTAAACGACTACTTGGACTTCCTCTGCGCCATCGGGTTCAACCAGACGCAGATGAAGCTCTTCTCGGAAGAGGCGTACGCGTGCACCAGAGCCGTTCGCCTCATCGACTTCAACTACCCTTCCATCACGGTCCCGTACCTCAACGGCTCGGTGACCGTGGCGAGAAGGGTGAAGAATGTGGGGTCCCCGGGCACCTACAGAGCCCGCGTGCGCAGCCCACGTGGCGTGTCGGTGAGGGTCGAGCCGGAGACGCTCGTGTTCGGGGGAGAAGGGGAGGAGAAGGCCTTTAGAGTGACACTGAGTGCTAAGAAGTATGGTGGTGTGAAGGACTATGTGTTTGGACAGCTGATATGGAGTGATGGAAGGCATTATGTTAGAAGTCCAATTGTTGTGAAACAAATCTAG